The proteins below come from a single Serratia fonticola genomic window:
- a CDS encoding LysR family transcriptional regulator, with protein MNDRLSGISVLVSVVEAGSFALAANRLHLSRSAVGKTIARLEQRLGVRLFHRTTRSLNLTDDGALFYERCLRALEEIRVAENLLESGKRQVSGRLRVSMPVLIGRLCIAPVLTLLAREHPGLELDLSFSDRVVDVAEEGFDLAVRNGPLPDSAGLVARRLGDNRMTLCASPDYLARCGMPRSVEELPQHDAIAYRYAAMIRSWLIPQADGTMREVMPKPRLLMDDLQAIADAAVAGFGIAWLPCWLIRDALLEGRLQQVLGEIPGKDFEVHAVWPLTPHLPLKVRLAVDALVSHLPARMAL; from the coding sequence ATGAACGACCGATTAAGCGGCATCTCGGTATTGGTCAGCGTGGTGGAGGCGGGCAGCTTTGCGCTGGCGGCCAACAGGCTGCATCTTTCCCGTTCGGCGGTGGGTAAAACTATCGCCCGGCTGGAACAACGGCTGGGCGTGCGGTTGTTTCACCGCACCACCCGCAGCCTGAATCTGACTGACGACGGCGCGCTGTTCTATGAGCGTTGTTTACGGGCGTTGGAGGAGATCCGCGTTGCAGAGAACCTGCTGGAAAGCGGTAAGCGGCAGGTCAGTGGCCGGTTGCGGGTCTCGATGCCGGTGCTGATTGGCCGCCTGTGTATCGCGCCGGTGCTTACCTTGTTGGCGCGTGAGCATCCAGGATTGGAACTCGATCTGTCATTCAGCGATCGGGTGGTGGATGTGGCTGAGGAGGGATTCGATCTAGCGGTGCGTAACGGCCCATTGCCGGACAGCGCCGGGCTGGTGGCTAGAAGGCTAGGGGATAACCGCATGACCCTATGTGCCTCGCCGGATTATCTGGCTCGCTGTGGTATGCCGAGGAGCGTTGAGGAACTGCCCCAGCACGATGCTATCGCTTATCGCTACGCCGCAATGATACGTAGCTGGTTGATCCCGCAGGCAGACGGAACAATGCGAGAAGTGATGCCTAAACCCCGTTTGTTGATGGACGATCTGCAGGCGATTGCTGACGCGGCGGTGGCCGGGTTTGGCATTGCCTGGCTGCCATGCTGGCTAATCCGTGATGCCTTGCTGGAAGGCCGATTGCAGCAGGTGTTGGGAGAAATCCCGGGGAAAGACTTTGAAGTGCATGCCGTCTGGCCGCTGACGCCGCATTTACCCTTGAAAGTGCGGCTGGCGGTGGATGCGCTGGTCAGCCACCTGCCCGCGAGGATGGCGCTATAG
- a CDS encoding LysR family transcriptional regulator, with translation MESLTSILSFVKTAESLSFVSAARAIGISATAVGKNVARLEGSLNVRLFQRSTRKVSLTVEGEMFYQRCRKILDDLQDAEAMLSHSVQAPRGRLRVSLPTIGYRFLLPMMPDFRKAYPEVELELDFNDQLVDLIDDGFDVVIRSGDLVDSRLMSRRLGPFRFVLCAAPGYLKRKGRPEKLLDLELHDCLRYRFVTRGKIMDWTLTADPEITQLRLNSSLTLNNMEAMLMATIDGHGIAYMPDFLVKEALAVGDLETLLDTYTKDQGGFWALWPSSRHLSPKIRVFVDFICDQLFKQG, from the coding sequence ATGGAGAGTCTCACCAGCATCCTCTCGTTCGTGAAAACCGCAGAATCGTTGAGCTTTGTCTCTGCCGCACGTGCCATAGGCATTTCCGCAACGGCGGTAGGAAAGAATGTTGCGAGGCTTGAAGGGTCTCTGAACGTTCGCCTGTTTCAGCGTAGTACCCGCAAGGTTAGTCTCACTGTTGAAGGGGAAATGTTCTACCAACGATGCCGGAAAATCCTTGATGACTTGCAGGACGCTGAGGCCATGCTGTCGCATTCAGTTCAAGCGCCCCGAGGTCGTTTGCGGGTCAGTTTGCCCACCATCGGGTACCGCTTTCTGTTACCAATGATGCCTGACTTTCGCAAAGCCTACCCAGAAGTTGAGTTAGAGTTGGATTTCAACGATCAACTCGTTGATCTTATCGATGATGGGTTTGATGTGGTGATACGAAGCGGTGATCTTGTGGATTCGCGGCTGATGTCGCGTAGGCTTGGGCCTTTCCGTTTTGTTCTTTGTGCCGCCCCTGGTTATCTGAAACGTAAAGGACGACCTGAGAAGTTGCTCGATCTGGAGTTGCATGATTGCCTTCGTTACCGTTTTGTCACGAGAGGTAAAATCATGGACTGGACATTAACGGCAGATCCGGAAATAACCCAGTTGCGCCTAAACTCATCCCTGACGTTGAATAACATGGAGGCAATGCTGATGGCAACCATTGACGGGCATGGCATTGCTTACATGCCTGATTTTTTAGTCAAGGAGGCGTTGGCCGTGGGCGATCTTGAAACGTTGTTAGATACTTACACCAAGGATCAGGGGGGCTTTTGGGCGCTCTGGCCCTCCAGTCGGCATCTATCACCAAAGATTCGAGTATTTGTGGATTTTATCTGCGACCAACTTTTTAAACAGGGATAA
- a CDS encoding transglycosylase SLT domain-containing protein: MTLSFSSLPRLAMLLMLLVLAGCSSKHQRTSHDPHAYDDEIEDAADEYDVDEKLIAAIIQVESGFNPKAVSPSNAIGLMQLKANTAGCDAYRFKGKRGCPDDDDLLDPETNIDLGAAYIGALQQQQLKWIDDPVTRRYATEVAYANGAGALLRTFSSDRKKAIRMINNLSPEAFHWHVRQYHPSPQAPRYMLKVEAAYNSL; the protein is encoded by the coding sequence ATGACCCTCTCTTTCTCATCTTTGCCGCGCCTGGCCATGTTGTTAATGCTGTTGGTATTGGCAGGCTGTTCCAGTAAGCACCAGCGCACCAGCCACGATCCTCATGCCTATGACGATGAAATCGAAGACGCGGCCGACGAGTATGATGTCGATGAAAAACTGATCGCCGCTATTATTCAGGTAGAGTCTGGCTTTAACCCTAAAGCTGTCAGCCCTTCCAATGCGATCGGTCTGATGCAGCTCAAGGCGAATACCGCCGGTTGTGATGCTTACCGCTTTAAAGGCAAACGCGGCTGCCCGGATGATGACGATCTGTTGGATCCAGAAACCAATATCGATCTGGGGGCGGCCTATATCGGCGCACTGCAACAGCAGCAACTGAAGTGGATTGACGATCCGGTGACTCGCCGCTATGCCACTGAAGTGGCCTATGCCAACGGCGCAGGAGCCTTGCTACGTACCTTCTCCAGCGATCGCAAAAAAGCCATCAGAATGATCAACAACCTGTCACCCGAGGCCTTTCACTGGCATGTGCGCCAGTACCATCCCTCACCGCAGGCACCGCGTTATATGCTGAAGGTCGAGGCCGCGTATAACAGTTTGTAG
- a CDS encoding AraC family transcriptional regulator, producing MARQAMRFAAAKGYSPTPVPMVKVLYSDEYYPRQPVMYEPGIVIIFQGHKVGYCGSKVFQYDPRNYLLMTVSLPFECETFASPEQPLVGLAVNIDTQMLQDLLIDIGDDDYLMQPRGESCGVNLSVLSDEMLCATERLLDVMEKPLDARVLGPQIVRELLYYVLRGSCGASLQELVNRHTHFSQIAKALRRIENQYAENLNVEQLAYEVNMSVSAFHHNFKAVTNTSPLQYVKSYRLHKARLLMVHDGLKASTAAIRVGYESASQFSREFKRLFGITPSDEIARLRDNSAIMQG from the coding sequence ATGGCGCGCCAGGCGATGCGCTTTGCCGCTGCCAAAGGCTATAGCCCAACGCCCGTACCTATGGTGAAGGTGCTGTATTCCGACGAGTATTACCCGCGTCAGCCGGTGATGTATGAGCCAGGCATTGTCATCATCTTTCAGGGCCACAAGGTGGGCTACTGTGGCAGCAAGGTGTTTCAGTACGATCCGCGCAACTACCTGTTGATGACGGTATCGCTGCCGTTTGAGTGTGAAACCTTTGCCAGCCCGGAACAGCCGCTGGTGGGGCTGGCGGTCAATATCGACACCCAGATGCTACAGGATCTGCTGATCGATATCGGTGATGACGATTATCTGATGCAACCCAGGGGGGAAAGTTGCGGCGTTAACCTCTCAGTGCTTAGCGATGAAATGCTGTGCGCCACCGAACGCCTGTTGGACGTGATGGAGAAACCGCTGGATGCTCGGGTGCTGGGGCCACAGATCGTGCGTGAGCTGCTTTATTACGTGCTGCGTGGCAGTTGCGGTGCTTCGTTGCAGGAACTGGTTAACCGGCATACCCATTTCAGCCAGATCGCCAAGGCGTTACGGCGGATTGAGAATCAGTATGCCGAGAACCTCAACGTCGAGCAGTTGGCGTACGAAGTGAACATGAGCGTGTCGGCGTTTCACCATAACTTCAAGGCGGTGACCAACACCTCGCCGCTGCAGTATGTGAAGTCGTATCGCCTGCACAAGGCGCGTTTGCTGATGGTGCATGACGGCCTGAAGGCCAGCACGGCGGCGATCCGCGTGGGCTACGAGAGCGCTTCGCAGTTCAGCCGCGAGTTTAAGCGACTGTTTGGCATTACGCCGAGCGATGAAATCGCCCGGCTGCGGGACAACAGCGCCATCATGCAGGGTTAG
- a CDS encoding zinc-dependent alcohol dehydrogenase family protein — protein MADTMQRWTMNAVGREHLQLTESAIPEPGPHQVRVKVNAVALNYRDKMVIEGTMPLDLPLPFTPASDMAGVVDAVGSGSTRFRPGDRVISTFSPDWIDGKPDGDARTPPYRTAGGTYQGMLAEYVVVDETWLSASPNSLDDAQASTLPCAGLTAWFALVERGHLRAGESVLVQGTGGVALFALQIAKAHGAEVFITSGSEEKLLRAKALGADHGIHRLQGDWVESIYQLTQDRGIDHIVETVGGSNLINSLRAVAIHGRISVIGMLEGAEIAIPAGLLLLKSPQIQGIAVGHRRALEDLVRAVDANGIKPVIDQRYRFDQLPAALDHLDRGPFGKIVLTR, from the coding sequence ATGGCCGATACCATGCAACGTTGGACGATGAACGCCGTAGGGCGTGAGCATCTGCAATTAACCGAGAGCGCCATTCCAGAACCCGGCCCACATCAGGTACGGGTGAAAGTGAACGCCGTGGCGCTGAACTACCGCGATAAGATGGTGATAGAAGGCACCATGCCGTTGGATCTGCCGCTGCCGTTTACCCCTGCCTCGGATATGGCTGGGGTGGTAGACGCGGTGGGAAGCGGCAGCACGCGTTTTCGCCCTGGCGATCGGGTGATCTCTACCTTTAGCCCAGACTGGATCGACGGAAAACCTGACGGTGATGCCCGCACCCCGCCTTATCGTACGGCAGGCGGTACTTATCAGGGAATGCTGGCGGAATACGTAGTGGTCGATGAAACCTGGCTGAGCGCGTCACCTAACAGTTTGGACGATGCCCAAGCCAGTACCCTACCCTGCGCCGGACTGACGGCCTGGTTCGCCTTGGTAGAACGCGGCCATTTGCGTGCCGGGGAATCGGTATTGGTGCAAGGCACCGGTGGCGTTGCCTTGTTCGCGCTACAAATTGCCAAAGCCCACGGAGCAGAGGTCTTTATCACTTCCGGCAGCGAAGAGAAGCTACTACGAGCCAAGGCGTTAGGGGCCGATCACGGCATTCACCGCCTGCAAGGGGATTGGGTGGAGTCGATCTATCAACTGACGCAGGATCGCGGTATCGATCATATTGTCGAAACCGTGGGTGGCAGCAATCTGATTAACTCCCTGCGCGCAGTGGCGATCCACGGGCGTATTTCCGTGATCGGCATGTTGGAAGGCGCGGAGATCGCCATCCCCGCAGGCCTGTTGTTGCTGAAGTCGCCACAGATCCAGGGGATTGCTGTCGGCCATCGCCGCGCATTGGAAGATCTGGTACGCGCCGTCGACGCCAACGGCATCAAACCTGTCATCGACCAGCGTTACCGTTTCGATCAGCTACCCGCGGCGCTCGATCACCTCGATCGCGGTCCGTTCGGCAAAATCGTACTGACGCGCTAA
- a CDS encoding MFS transporter, whose amino-acid sequence MGNNSKGRYYVLGAICLAALVLPLSFTGGAVATPTISKVFNAGPPAQAWVTNAFMLSFGSLLMAAGTLSDIYGRKRLFTLGLMLFVIVSLLLASATSIVWLDILRAIQGIAAAAALASGSAALAQEFEGHDRTRAFSLLGATFGLGLAFGPMIAGALIEQFGWRSIFITTAILAATALIAAVSQMHESKNPQSQKLDLPGLASFSAMLVLFTTGIILAPQAGWGSSLIVGILISALTCLIAFVVIELRSKEPMLELSLLRHPRFIGVQILPLGTCYCYIVLIVLLPFRLTGVEGISPIQSGLVMLALSAPMLVVPLLAAWLTRWITAGTLSGVGFLLAATGLYMLSQVPIGDHRQLILAMLIIGIGTGFPWGLMDGLAVSVVPKEQAGMAAGIFNTTRVAGEGIALAISIAMLTTLVNSNLLRLQPQSDNGELVQRLVMGDMSLSQNLDPALVLAVYQKGFSTLMLILTLFTIISAGAAFFLLSRKARL is encoded by the coding sequence ATGGGTAACAATTCCAAAGGCCGTTACTACGTTCTAGGCGCGATTTGCCTAGCCGCTCTGGTATTACCGCTGAGCTTCACCGGGGGTGCCGTCGCCACCCCAACCATCAGCAAGGTTTTCAACGCCGGCCCACCTGCCCAAGCCTGGGTAACCAACGCGTTCATGTTGAGTTTCGGTAGCCTACTCATGGCCGCCGGAACGCTTTCGGACATTTACGGCCGTAAACGCTTATTCACCTTGGGTCTTATGCTATTCGTCATCGTCAGCTTACTTCTGGCCAGTGCCACCAGCATTGTCTGGCTGGATATATTGCGGGCAATTCAGGGGATAGCCGCCGCAGCAGCACTCGCTAGCGGTTCGGCCGCTCTGGCGCAAGAGTTCGAAGGGCATGACAGAACCCGAGCCTTTAGCCTGCTGGGAGCGACCTTCGGCCTCGGCCTGGCATTTGGCCCAATGATTGCTGGTGCGCTGATTGAACAGTTCGGCTGGCGCTCGATCTTCATTACCACCGCAATACTCGCCGCAACAGCGCTGATCGCCGCCGTTTCACAGATGCACGAAAGCAAGAATCCGCAGTCTCAAAAGCTGGATCTTCCCGGTTTGGCGAGTTTTTCAGCGATGCTCGTGCTTTTCACTACCGGGATCATCCTCGCCCCACAAGCTGGGTGGGGTTCATCGTTGATCGTGGGCATACTTATCAGCGCGCTGACTTGCCTGATAGCGTTCGTGGTTATTGAGCTACGCTCAAAGGAGCCGATGCTCGAACTCAGCCTGCTCAGGCATCCACGTTTCATCGGTGTCCAGATACTTCCTTTAGGAACCTGCTATTGCTACATCGTTCTGATAGTGCTGCTGCCATTCAGGCTGACCGGCGTTGAAGGTATTTCCCCCATACAAAGCGGCCTGGTCATGCTGGCACTTTCGGCGCCGATGCTGGTGGTGCCGTTACTGGCCGCTTGGTTAACCCGTTGGATCACTGCTGGAACCCTCTCTGGCGTCGGTTTTCTGCTGGCAGCCACAGGGCTGTACATGCTCAGCCAAGTGCCCATCGGCGATCACCGGCAGTTGATCTTGGCCATGCTAATCATCGGTATCGGAACAGGTTTTCCCTGGGGGCTGATGGATGGACTAGCGGTAAGCGTGGTACCTAAAGAACAAGCGGGCATGGCGGCTGGAATTTTTAACACCACTCGTGTCGCTGGAGAAGGTATCGCACTTGCAATCTCCATTGCCATGCTCACTACTCTGGTCAACAGCAACCTCCTTCGCCTGCAACCGCAGAGTGATAATGGCGAATTGGTCCAACGTTTGGTCATGGGGGATATGAGCCTCTCTCAAAACCTAGACCCTGCGCTGGTACTTGCCGTATACCAGAAGGGTTTTAGTACCCTAATGTTGATACTCACGCTCTTTACTATTATCTCAGCTGGCGCCGCGTTCTTCTTGCTGAGCCGAAAGGCGCGGCTATAG
- the ahr gene encoding NADPH-dependent aldehyde reductase Ahr has protein sequence MANQSSSASDNSIRAWAAPGKGQPLEPFTFDAGALGDDEIEVAIDYCGVCHSDLSMLNNEWGMTHYPFVPGHEVVGKVTKLGAHAQNKGLKIGQVVGVGWNRGSCMHCHPCMSGDQHLCNEVQPTIIGRHGGFADRIRSHWAWAIPLPEGVDVTSAGPLFCGGITVFNPLLQYDVRPTQRIGVVGIGGLGHMAIRFMHAWGCEVTAFTSSNSKRDEALSLGAHRVVASNDSAALQAIANQLDFILVTASASLDWDAFIGTLAPKGRLHFVGAIPDPVPVQVFSFISKQAELSASPTGAPSRLADMLAFCARHGIEPQVEHFPLSKVNDAIAHLEAGKARYRIVLDMHA, from the coding sequence ATGGCGAACCAATCCAGCTCCGCATCTGACAATAGCATTCGTGCCTGGGCCGCGCCCGGCAAGGGACAGCCGCTTGAACCTTTTACCTTCGACGCAGGTGCATTAGGCGACGATGAAATTGAAGTTGCTATCGATTACTGTGGCGTCTGCCACTCCGATCTCTCCATGCTCAATAATGAATGGGGCATGACCCACTACCCGTTCGTGCCCGGCCATGAGGTGGTGGGCAAAGTCACCAAGCTGGGCGCCCATGCGCAGAACAAAGGGCTGAAGATTGGCCAGGTGGTGGGCGTTGGTTGGAATCGCGGCAGCTGTATGCACTGCCACCCCTGTATGTCCGGCGATCAGCATCTGTGCAACGAGGTACAACCTACCATTATTGGTCGCCACGGCGGTTTTGCCGATCGCATCCGCAGCCACTGGGCCTGGGCAATCCCACTGCCGGAAGGCGTTGACGTGACCAGCGCTGGGCCGCTGTTCTGCGGCGGGATCACGGTGTTCAACCCACTATTGCAATACGATGTCCGCCCGACACAGCGCATTGGCGTGGTCGGTATCGGCGGCCTGGGCCACATGGCGATCCGCTTTATGCATGCCTGGGGCTGTGAAGTCACCGCCTTCACCTCGTCCAACAGCAAACGTGACGAAGCGCTTTCGCTAGGTGCACACCGCGTGGTAGCCAGCAATGACAGCGCAGCGTTGCAGGCCATCGCCAATCAGCTCGACTTTATTCTGGTCACCGCCAGCGCCTCTTTAGATTGGGACGCCTTTATCGGCACCTTGGCCCCGAAAGGCCGCCTGCACTTCGTTGGCGCGATCCCAGACCCGGTGCCGGTTCAGGTGTTCTCGTTTATCAGCAAACAGGCCGAGCTTTCCGCTTCACCTACCGGTGCCCCTTCACGCCTGGCCGATATGCTGGCGTTCTGCGCCCGGCACGGCATAGAGCCACAGGTGGAGCATTTCCCTCTGAGCAAGGTCAACGATGCCATCGCGCATCTGGAGGCGGGCAAGGCCCGTTACCGTATCGTACTGGATATGCACGCTTGA
- the yqhD gene encoding alcohol dehydrogenase, with amino-acid sequence MQNFILHTPTKILFGKDQIAELGKQIPADARILITYGGGSVKNNGVLDQVYAALAGRNVQEFSGIEPNPTYETLMKAVEVVRAEKIDFLLAVGGGSVVDGTKFIAAAADYLADRDPWHILKTVGSEIVSAIPMGCVLTLPATGSESNSGAVITRKSSGDKQHFFSPLVQPLFAVLDPVVTYSLPPRQIANGVVDAFVHTIEQYLTYPVDAKVQDRFAEGLLLTLLEDGPRALAEPENYAVRANVMWSATMALNGLIGAGVPQDWATHMLGHELTAMHGLDHAQTLAVVLPALLVEKKAQKREKLLQYADRVWGLREGSEESRIDGAIAATRAFFEQMGVPTHLSDYQLDGSSIPALIDKLHQHGMTALGEHQDITLEVSQRIYQAAR; translated from the coding sequence ATGCAAAATTTCATCCTCCACACCCCAACCAAAATCCTGTTCGGTAAAGACCAGATTGCCGAATTAGGCAAACAAATCCCGGCAGACGCCCGCATCCTGATCACCTACGGCGGTGGCAGCGTGAAGAACAACGGCGTGCTGGATCAGGTCTATGCCGCGCTGGCTGGCCGCAACGTGCAGGAGTTCTCCGGTATCGAGCCTAACCCGACCTATGAAACGCTGATGAAAGCGGTGGAAGTCGTGCGGGCAGAAAAGATCGACTTCCTGCTGGCGGTCGGCGGCGGCTCAGTAGTTGATGGCACCAAATTTATCGCGGCAGCGGCCGACTACCTGGCCGATCGCGATCCTTGGCATATCCTGAAAACCGTGGGCAGCGAGATCGTCAGCGCGATACCGATGGGCTGTGTGCTGACCTTGCCAGCGACCGGCTCCGAGTCCAACAGCGGCGCGGTGATCACCCGTAAAAGCAGCGGCGACAAACAACACTTCTTCTCTCCGCTGGTGCAGCCTCTGTTCGCCGTGCTCGATCCGGTGGTGACCTATTCACTGCCACCGCGCCAAATCGCCAACGGCGTAGTGGATGCCTTTGTCCACACCATTGAGCAATACCTGACTTACCCGGTCGATGCCAAGGTGCAGGATCGCTTTGCCGAAGGCCTGCTGTTAACGCTGCTGGAGGATGGCCCACGTGCGCTGGCCGAACCGGAAAACTATGCGGTACGTGCCAACGTGATGTGGAGTGCCACCATGGCGCTGAACGGCCTGATCGGTGCCGGTGTGCCGCAGGACTGGGCAACGCATATGCTCGGCCATGAGCTGACCGCCATGCACGGCCTGGATCATGCGCAAACCCTGGCCGTCGTCCTACCTGCCTTGCTGGTAGAGAAAAAAGCCCAGAAACGCGAAAAACTGCTGCAGTACGCCGATCGCGTCTGGGGTCTGCGTGAGGGTTCCGAAGAAAGCCGTATCGACGGCGCGATTGCCGCCACCCGTGCCTTCTTTGAACAAATGGGCGTGCCAACCCATCTGTCTGATTATCAACTCGACGGTAGCTCCATCCCTGCGCTGATCGACAAATTGCACCAGCACGGGATGACTGCATTGGGCGAACATCAGGATATTACGCTGGAAGTCAGCCAACGCATTTATCAAGCGGCACGTTAA
- the dkgA gene encoding 2,5-didehydrogluconate reductase DkgA yields MQPIIKLHDGNLMPQLGLGVWQASIEETTLAVTKALEVGYRSIDTAAIYKNEEGVGAALQATAIPREELFITTKLWNDDQGDPQAALETSLKKLKLDYVDLYLIHWPKPAQDQYVEAWRGLIKLREQGLVKSIGVCNFHTPHLQRLLDETSVAPVINQIELHPLLQQRQLRAWNATHHIATESWSPLAQGGEGVFDQPLIKKLAEKYNKTPAQIVVRWHLDSGLIVIPKSVTPARIRENFEVFDFKLDKDELGDITQLDIGNRLGPDPDSL; encoded by the coding sequence ATGCAACCCATCATCAAACTCCACGATGGTAATCTGATGCCGCAGTTGGGACTCGGCGTATGGCAAGCCAGCATTGAAGAAACCACGCTGGCCGTCACCAAAGCGCTGGAAGTCGGCTATCGCTCCATCGATACCGCCGCGATTTACAAAAACGAGGAAGGGGTGGGTGCCGCGCTGCAAGCCACCGCGATCCCACGTGAAGAGCTGTTTATCACCACCAAGCTGTGGAACGACGATCAGGGCGATCCGCAGGCGGCGCTGGAAACCAGCCTGAAAAAGCTGAAGCTGGATTACGTCGATCTCTACCTGATCCACTGGCCGAAACCGGCACAGGATCAGTATGTCGAAGCCTGGCGCGGCTTGATTAAACTGCGTGAGCAAGGGCTGGTGAAAAGCATCGGCGTCTGTAACTTCCACACGCCACATCTGCAGCGCCTGCTGGATGAAACCAGCGTCGCACCGGTGATCAACCAGATCGAATTGCACCCGCTGTTGCAACAGCGCCAGTTGCGCGCCTGGAACGCGACTCATCACATCGCCACCGAATCCTGGAGCCCATTGGCGCAAGGGGGTGAAGGCGTCTTCGATCAGCCTCTGATCAAGAAGCTGGCGGAGAAGTACAACAAGACGCCAGCACAGATCGTCGTGCGCTGGCATCTGGACAGCGGCCTGATCGTGATCCCGAAATCGGTTACGCCCGCGCGCATTCGCGAAAACTTTGAGGTGTTTGATTTCAAACTGGATAAGGACGAACTGGGCGACATCACCCAACTGGATATCGGCAACCGCCTGGGGCCGGATCCAGATTCACTGTAA